A portion of the Haemophilus influenzae genome contains these proteins:
- a CDS encoding DoxX family protein encodes MNNLEKYRPYFLAFLRIVVAYMFILHGTAKFLEFPISMTGGNGAVGDPMLLVAGVIEIVGSILLILGLFTRQAAFILSGEMAYAYFFMHVAGKGNLFFPIANGGELALLYSLLFLYFVFSGAGACALDNKFFKK; translated from the coding sequence AAAATATCGCCCGTATTTCTTGGCATTTTTACGTATCGTTGTCGCTTATATGTTTATTTTACACGGCACGGCAAAATTTTTGGAATTTCCAATTTCTATGACTGGAGGAAATGGTGCAGTAGGCGATCCAATGCTACTAGTGGCAGGCGTAATTGAAATTGTTGGTTCCATTTTATTAATCTTAGGTTTATTTACACGCCAAGCTGCGTTTATTTTGTCAGGGGAAATGGCATATGCCTATTTCTTTATGCACGTAGCAGGAAAAGGAAATCTATTTTTCCCAATTGCAAATGGCGGCGAACTTGCATTACTTTACTCACTTCTCTTTCTATATTTTGTATTTTCTGGCGCAGGTGCTTGTGCTTTAGATAATAAGTTTTTTAAAAAGTAG